From Equus przewalskii isolate Varuska chromosome 7, EquPr2, whole genome shotgun sequence, one genomic window encodes:
- the CABP1 gene encoding calcium-binding protein 1 isoform X2, whose amino-acid sequence MGNCVKSPLRNLSRKMRQEEKTSYTVVQMSEEGLAASGELPGPLLMLAQNCAVMHNLLGPACIFLRKGFAENRQPDRSLRPEEIEELREAFREFDKDKDGYINCRDLGNCMRTMGYMPTEMELIELSQQINMNLGGHVDFDDFVELMGPKLLAETADMIGVKELRDAFREFDTNGDGEISTSELREAMRKLLGHQVGHRDIEEIIRDVDLNGDGRVDFEEFVRMMSR is encoded by the exons ATGGGCAACTGTGTCAAGTCTCCACTGAGAAATCTCTCAAGGAAG ATGCGCCAGGAGGAGAAGACGAGCTACACGGTGGTGCAGATGAGCGAGGAGGGGCTGGCGGCCAGCGGCGAGCTCCCCGGACCGCTCCTGATGCTGGCGCAAAACTGCGCTGTGATGCACAACCTGCTGGGCCCTGCCTGCATTTTCCTCCGCAAGGGCTTCGCTGAGAACAGGCAGCCT GACAGATCACTGAGGCCAGAGGAGATTGAAG AACTCCGAGAGGCCTTCagagagtttgacaaggataagGATGGCTACATCAACTGCCGGGACCTGGGCAACTGCATGCGCACCATGGGCTACATGCCCACCGAAATGGAGCTGATTGAGCTCTCCCAGCAGATCAACATGAACT TGGGTGGCCATGTGGATTTTGATGACTTTGTGGAGCTAATGGGACCTAAACTCCTGGCGGAGACAGCAGATATGATTGGAGTAAAGGAACTGCGAGATGCTTTCCGAGAG TTTGACACCAATGGTGATGGGGAGATAAGCACCAGTGAGTTGCGAGAAGCCATGAGGAAACTCCTGGGTCATCAGGTGGGACACCGAGACATAGAGGAAATTATCCGAGATGTGGACCTCAATGGAGATGGACGAGTGGACTTTGAAG AGTTTGTTCGGATGATGTCCCGCTGA
- the CABP1 gene encoding calcium-binding protein 1 isoform X1 → MGGGDGAAFKRPGDGARLQRVLGLGSRRAPRSLPAGGPAPRRTAPPPPGHASAGPAAMSSHIAKSESKTSLLKAAAASGGSRVPRHGPAREPVLPSRRLPGTCPGTPPPSGDPSSRRPLCRPAPREEGARGSRRGLPQAHCRPREALPAAASRPSPPSPLPPARGRDGEERGLSPALGLRSSLRAPGRGDSAPAAASEADPFLHQLRPMLSSAFGQDRSLRPEEIEELREAFREFDKDKDGYINCRDLGNCMRTMGYMPTEMELIELSQQINMNLGGHVDFDDFVELMGPKLLAETADMIGVKELRDAFREFDTNGDGEISTSELREAMRKLLGHQVGHRDIEEIIRDVDLNGDGRVDFEEFVRMMSR, encoded by the exons ATGGGCGGCGGCGACGGGGCCGCATTTAAGCGGCCGGGGGACGGCGCCCGCCTCCAGCGCGTCCTCGGGCTTGGCTCCCGCCGGGCGCCCCGCTCTCTGCCCGCCGGGGGCCCCGCGCCGCGCCGCACCGCGCCGCCCCCGCCGGGCCATGCGAGCGCGGGCCCCGCCGCGATGAGCTCGCACATCGCCAAAAGCGAGTCCAAGACGTCGCTGCTGAAGGCGGCGGCAGCGAGCGGGGGCAGCCGGGTTCCCCGCCACGGCCCTGCCCGGGAGCCAGTGCTGCCCAGCCGCCGGCTGCCCGGCACCTGCCCGGGCACGCCGCCGCCGTCCGGGGACCCCAGTTCGCGGAGGCCCCTGTGCCGGCCCGCGCCGCGAGAGGAGGGCGCGCGAGGGAGCCGGCGCGGGCTCCCCCAGGCGCACTGCAGGCCCCGGGAGGCGCTGCCGGCCGCGGCGTCCCGACCTTCGCCGCCGTCGCCGCTGCCGCCGGCCCGCGGGCGGGATGGGGAGGAACGGGGGCTGTCCCCGGCGCTCGGCCTCCGGAGCTCGCTGCGAGCCCCGGGTCGCGGGGACTCCGCTCCAGCCGCCGCGTCTGAGGCAGACCCGTTCCTCCACCAGCTGCGCCCTATGCTCAGCTCCGCCTTCGGCCAG GACAGATCACTGAGGCCAGAGGAGATTGAAG AACTCCGAGAGGCCTTCagagagtttgacaaggataagGATGGCTACATCAACTGCCGGGACCTGGGCAACTGCATGCGCACCATGGGCTACATGCCCACCGAAATGGAGCTGATTGAGCTCTCCCAGCAGATCAACATGAACT TGGGTGGCCATGTGGATTTTGATGACTTTGTGGAGCTAATGGGACCTAAACTCCTGGCGGAGACAGCAGATATGATTGGAGTAAAGGAACTGCGAGATGCTTTCCGAGAG TTTGACACCAATGGTGATGGGGAGATAAGCACCAGTGAGTTGCGAGAAGCCATGAGGAAACTCCTGGGTCATCAGGTGGGACACCGAGACATAGAGGAAATTATCCGAGATGTGGACCTCAATGGAGATGGACGAGTGGACTTTGAAG AGTTTGTTCGGATGATGTCCCGCTGA